One Campylobacter concisus DNA segment encodes these proteins:
- a CDS encoding inorganic phosphate transporter, with protein MLRDNFLALVIFAICSVGFFVWGYQYIPANNYFLFLIAGMFGLFMAFNIGGNDVANSFGTSVGAKTLTLKQALVIAAIFELSGAIFAGSEVTNTIRNEIVKFPSDINPMKFVIIMISALLSSGLWLFYASKKGLPVSTTHSIVGGIVGAGLAMGFMIKDPEPFNMVSWGEIGRIAVSWVISPLLGGVMSYIIFGYVKSKIIEPTHELKTNLKALKAERKAYKESFIRALKTKPAEEQIATLSKIAVIDEDEIETTEYSEYRSKIRIMKDSEKEIDTFKAMKKHIPIIAGFAAMVISSMMLFKGLEHINLAFSIIQTVWIIFVIGALAYLASLAIINVMSKNDSEKSINRIFSWFQIFTASSFAFSHGANDIANAVGPFAAVLDVLKTGSINESSPIPSIAMVTFGISLVVGLWFLGKEVITTIGSKLAEILPTTGFSAELASSIVILLATKLGIPVSSTHILIGAVLGIGIVNKNANWKMVRPIILAWLITLPAAAISSAIFYFALAKFLGV; from the coding sequence TTGCTTCGAGATAACTTCTTGGCGTTAGTTATTTTTGCGATTTGCAGCGTTGGATTTTTCGTTTGGGGCTATCAATACATCCCGGCAAATAACTACTTTTTATTCTTGATCGCTGGTATGTTTGGTCTTTTTATGGCGTTTAATATCGGCGGAAATGACGTTGCAAACAGCTTTGGCACAAGCGTTGGCGCAAAAACACTCACACTAAAACAAGCTCTTGTAATCGCCGCCATTTTTGAGCTTAGCGGTGCGATATTTGCAGGATCTGAGGTTACAAATACCATTAGAAACGAGATCGTGAAATTTCCAAGCGACATAAACCCGATGAAATTTGTCATCATTATGATCTCAGCCCTTCTAAGCTCTGGTCTTTGGCTATTTTACGCGTCCAAAAAAGGTCTGCCAGTCTCGACCACTCACTCGATAGTTGGTGGCATCGTTGGCGCAGGACTTGCTATGGGATTTATGATAAAAGACCCTGAGCCATTTAATATGGTCTCTTGGGGTGAGATCGGCAGGATCGCCGTTAGCTGGGTCATCTCGCCACTGCTTGGCGGCGTGATGTCTTACATTATATTTGGCTATGTAAAAAGCAAAATAATCGAGCCAACGCACGAGCTAAAGACAAATTTAAAAGCATTAAAAGCTGAGAGAAAAGCCTATAAAGAAAGCTTTATAAGAGCGCTTAAAACAAAGCCAGCTGAGGAGCAAATAGCCACTCTTTCAAAGATCGCAGTTATCGATGAGGACGAGATCGAAACCACTGAATACAGCGAGTACCGCTCAAAAATTCGCATCATGAAAGATAGCGAAAAAGAGATAGACACCTTTAAAGCTATGAAAAAGCACATTCCGATCATCGCTGGATTTGCCGCGATGGTCATCTCATCAATGATGCTTTTTAAAGGGCTTGAGCATATAAATTTAGCCTTTAGCATCATCCAAACAGTCTGGATCATTTTCGTCATCGGAGCTCTAGCGTATCTTGCAAGCCTTGCTATTATAAACGTCATGAGTAAAAACGACAGCGAAAAGAGTATCAATAGAATTTTCTCATGGTTTCAAATTTTTACCGCTTCATCTTTTGCATTTTCACATGGCGCAAACGACATCGCAAATGCCGTTGGACCATTTGCAGCTGTGCTTGACGTGCTAAAAACTGGCTCTATAAACGAAAGCTCACCTATACCAAGCATCGCAATGGTAACCTTTGGCATCTCGCTTGTCGTTGGACTTTGGTTTTTAGGCAAAGAGGTGATCACCACTATCGGCTCAAAACTAGCTGAAATTTTACCTACGACTGGCTTTAGCGCGGAGCTTGCCTCAAGTATTGTCATACTTCTAGCTACAAAGCTTGGCATACCAGTTAGCTCGACGCATATCCTAATAGGCGCAGTTTTGGGCATTGGCATCGTAAATAAAAATGCAAACTGGAAAATGGTAAGACCTATCATCCTAGCTTGGCTCATCACGCTTCCAGCAGCTGCTATCTCATCGGCTATATTTTATTTCGCCCTTGCTAAATTTCTAGGCGTTTAG
- a CDS encoding argininosuccinate synthase, with protein sequence MKKDVKKVVLAYSGGLDTSIILKWLQDEYKCEVVTFTADIGQGEELEPARKKALALGVKPENIFIEDLREEFVRDYVFPMFRANAVYEGEYLLGTSIARPLIAKRQSEIARLVGADGVSHGATGKGNDQVRFELGYYALGDNLTIIAPWREWDLNSREKLLAYAEKNGIDITKKPGKSPYSMDANLLHISYEGLVLEDPSHAPEDDMWRWTVSPKDAPDKSEIIEIGYEKGDPVSINGKKMSPAEILTELNRLGAKHGIGRLDIVENRSVGMKSRGCYETPGGTIMLKAHRAIESITLDRGAAHLKDEIMPKYAELVYNGYWWSPERNMLQALIDKSQEHVNGSVKVELYKGNVTILGRSSKNDNLFSEAYCTFEEDSVYDQKDAEGFIKLNALRFIIARKNGRKFD encoded by the coding sequence ATGAAAAAAGATGTAAAAAAAGTTGTTTTAGCATACTCAGGCGGACTTGACACAAGTATTATTTTAAAGTGGCTTCAAGACGAATACAAATGCGAAGTAGTCACATTTACAGCTGACATCGGACAAGGTGAAGAGCTAGAGCCTGCACGCAAAAAAGCCCTAGCACTTGGCGTAAAACCTGAAAATATTTTTATAGAAGACTTAAGAGAAGAATTTGTACGTGATTATGTATTTCCAATGTTTAGAGCAAACGCAGTCTATGAGGGCGAATATCTGCTTGGCACATCAATCGCGCGCCCACTAATAGCAAAACGCCAAAGCGAGATCGCAAGACTTGTTGGCGCTGATGGTGTGAGCCACGGAGCAACAGGCAAAGGCAATGACCAAGTTCGCTTTGAGCTTGGCTACTACGCGCTTGGTGACAACCTAACTATCATCGCTCCATGGCGCGAGTGGGATCTAAACAGCCGTGAAAAACTCTTAGCATACGCTGAGAAAAACGGCATAGATATCACCAAAAAACCAGGCAAAAGCCCATACTCAATGGACGCAAATTTACTTCACATAAGCTACGAGGGCTTAGTGCTTGAAGACCCAAGCCACGCACCAGAAGATGATATGTGGAGATGGACAGTAAGTCCAAAAGATGCTCCAGATAAGAGCGAGATCATCGAGATCGGCTATGAAAAAGGTGATCCAGTGAGCATAAATGGCAAAAAAATGAGCCCAGCTGAAATTTTAACCGAGCTAAACCGCCTTGGCGCAAAACATGGCATCGGCAGACTTGATATCGTAGAAAACCGCTCAGTTGGTATGAAGAGCCGCGGCTGCTACGAAACACCTGGTGGCACGATAATGCTAAAAGCTCACAGAGCGATCGAGAGCATCACACTTGACCGCGGTGCAGCTCACTTAAAAGATGAGATCATGCCAAAATATGCTGAGCTAGTTTATAACGGCTACTGGTGGTCACCTGAGCGAAATATGCTCCAAGCTCTCATCGACAAGAGCCAAGAGCACGTAAATGGCTCTGTAAAAGTTGAGCTTTATAAAGGCAACGTGACTATCCTTGGCAGAAGCAGTAAAAATGATAATCTATTTAGCGAGGCATACTGCACATTTGAAGAAGATAGCGTTTATGATCAAAAAGATGCGGAAGGATTTATCAAACTAAATGCGCTTCGTTTCATCATCGCACGCAAAAATGGGCGAAAATTTGACTAA
- the rplI gene encoding 50S ribosomal protein L9: MKVLLIKDVKALGKAGEIKEVKDGYGNNFLIGKGFAKAATPDVLRQYEAAQKRKAEELKYEIANLEKLKEELAKVTVVVKKTLGANGSLFGSVSKEEIAAELEKTHHLVVEKKAIDLDTHLKAVGLYDVSIKLGHSINATLKVDVQGE; encoded by the coding sequence ATGAAAGTACTACTAATAAAAGATGTAAAGGCTCTTGGCAAAGCTGGCGAGATAAAAGAGGTAAAAGACGGCTATGGCAACAACTTTTTAATCGGCAAAGGCTTTGCAAAAGCAGCTACTCCAGATGTCCTTCGCCAATACGAAGCAGCTCAAAAGAGAAAGGCTGAAGAGCTAAAATATGAGATAGCAAATTTAGAAAAGCTTAAAGAAGAGCTTGCAAAAGTGACAGTCGTCGTCAAGAAAACTCTTGGTGCAAATGGCTCGCTTTTTGGCTCAGTTTCAAAAGAGGAGATCGCAGCAGAGCTTGAAAAGACACATCATTTGGTAGTTGAGAAAAAGGCTATCGACCTAGACACTCACCTAAAAGCTGTTGGTCTTTATGATGTCTCTATAAAGCTTGGTCACTCGATAAATGCGACCTTAAAGGTTGATGTGCAAGGAGAGTAG